A stretch of DNA from Phycisphaerales bacterium AB-hyl4:
TCTCGTTTAGGGTTTCTTGTTTCCGGTCTGGGGTTGGGCCCTCAGCATCGGCCGCGCGGTTGGCCGTGGTTGGTCGCGATTTCGCCGGCTTCCATCAGTTGCTTGAATCGGCGAAGGTCTTCGTGAAGCTGCTGGGAGGGCGCTTCGCCGAGGGCGTACGCGAAGGCAGCGCCGACGACGCCGGCCGGGGGGTGGTAGCTGAAGCTGACTTCAACGATCGAGCCGTGGTCGTTTGCTTCAGACGACTGAAATCGCACGTAGCCGTGGTTGGGCACGTCGGCATTCGGGTCGGCGCGCCAGGCGATCAGTTCGTTGGGGCGGTCGTCGGTGATCTGCGCGTCCCACTCGACCGTGCCGCGCGGGCCGGTGACGACCCAGTGCGATCGTCCGTCATCAAGTGTGTCGATACGTTGGACGTGGCGCATGATGCGCGGCAGGTTGCCCAGGTCGCGCCAGTAGGCGTACAACTCGTCGACAGGTCGGTTGATTCGCGTGCGTCGCGAGACCTCAATGGATCGGCCGAGTGGATGGCTGGTAAGCGACGCGTCCTTATGGGTGACGCCCACGGCTTCGTAGCCGGCGCAATGGCCCGTCGCGCCGCGATAAGCCAGCCCGACGCCGGTCGCGGCGAGGCTCGTGCCGCCGAGGAAGGACCCACGGCGGACGAGCATCAACAGGCCCAGCAGCGTTAATGTCGTGCCGACGACCCCCGACCCGACGCGTTCGAGTGTGCCGACGTTGATACGGTCGGCGGACTGATCGCGGCGAGCTGCGGCGTCGCGCTTCGCTTGCTGTGCAGTGGGATGGATTTGCCCGGGTAGCCGTGACGCTGTGTCGGTTTCAGGTGGGGACATGTCGATACTCCTGCCGCCTCGCGTTGCGATTTGAGCCCATATCACACACGCCAGCCACGCAAGTGTAGCGCCGGGTTCGGTTGGCCGACGAACGGCCCGAGGGTAACCCGGTTAAAAAGGGCAAACTCAGCATCGCCCCGACGATATTCCGGGCGCATCGCTGGGATATGGCAGGTCGGTGAGATGTAGCGGCGGCGGTGAGATGTGGCGGCGGAAGCGACGTGCTTAGACGTCCTCAGCTGGCCGTCGACTCGACGGAAGCGTCGGAGTCCGTGTCGAGCATGCCGACATGCCCCTCCTCGTCGATGTCCGCCAGGCCAAGCTCATTCAACGCCAGCAGCGCCGCCTTCTGCTCGGCCTCTTTCTTGGAGTTGGCCCAGGCGGAGCTGAAGCGGCGGCCGGCGAGCTCGACGCAGACTTCAAAGCACTTCGCGTGGTCCGGGCCCTTCTCATCCAGCAGCGCGTAGCTGGGGTTGGCGGGCAGGTGCTTCTGCGCGTGCTGCTGGAGGACGCTTTTGAAATTATGCTGGTGGGCGCTGTTGGCGGCTTCGTCGATATATTCTTGCATCGTTTCGATGATGAACCGGCTCGCCGGCTCGAGGCCGCCGTCGAGATAGATCGCGCCGATGATCGATTCGAGCACGGCGGCGGCGATGGAACTGGGCAGGTTGCCCCGGCCGGCCATGCCCTTGCCGAGGTTGAGCATCTCGGCGAGCTTGAGCTTCAGGCTCACCTTCGCGCAGACGCGTCGGCTGACCACCGAGCTTTTGATCTTGGTCAGCTCGCCTTCGAGCAGTTCGGGGAAATTTTTGAAAAGATACTCACAGACGACAAACCCGAGGATCGCATCGCCGAGAAACTCCAGCCTTTCGTTGGACTGGAGCCGATCGCCGGCGATCGACGCATGGGTCAGCGCCTCGGTCAGCAGGGATTCGTCTTTGAAACGGTACCCAAGGCAGTCTTCAATCTGGTCGATCATGAAACAGCTACTGCAGCCCGCGCCCGGTGGCTTGCAAAATGCGAGCCGGTTGCTGCCGTTGAGGCGCAACCTGCTCGCGGTCATAACCGGTGCCCTGGCGGCGTTCTGGGGGCGGGCCAGCACGTCGCTGGGGCAGCGGCAAACGTCGAACCGAGTATCAGCGGCAGGCGTAAGGTTGTCAATGCCCTACTTGCCGATTACGCTGCTCCGGAGCATGAGATTGATTCTACGCCCGCCCGCCGTCGGTTTACCACTCCTCGCACTGCTGTGCTTCGCTTTGGCCGGGCTGGCCATGCCACGCCCCGCCCTCGCCAGCCCACCGGACGAGCCGACGCCTATCATGGGCCTCGACGAAGTCCGCGTCGGCATGAAAGGCTACGGCCTGACCGTCTTCAGCGGTACGCGCATCGAGCCGTTCCCCATCGAAGTCGTCAGCGTCATCAACCACAGCGGGCCGCAGCGCAGCATCATCTGGATCCGCGCGCTCGATGAACGCATCGAAAAATCCGGGCCCGTCCAGGGCATGTCCGGCTCGCCGATCTTCCTCTGGGACGATGGCGAGGAACAGGCCCCCGGCCAGGGCGGCCGACTCATCGGCGCGTTCGCCTTCGGCTATTCCGAGGTCAAAGAGCCGCTCGTCGGCGTCCAGCCCATCGAGTACATGCGGCAGACCGGCGACCGCGTCGACCGCGAAACCCCCTCCGCCCGCGCCGCCGGCTCGACCGCCGGCCTCGCCCGCGACGCCATGCAGATGCTCCAGCGGCTCGAACGCATCGCCGACGCCCGCAACGTCGCCGACATCGACCGCATGCAGCTCACCGCCGCCAAGGCCCTGCTCGAACCGCTGCTGACCAGCCAACGCGACGGCGAGCAGGCCCGCGACCGCCTGCCCGACCTGCCGCGCGACCACGCCGGCCGGGGCGATGTCATGCCCATGCTGCTGCCGATGGCGGTCGAATCGCCCGATGTGGCGTCGATGCTTCGGCCGCTGCTCGAACCGATGGGCATCACCACCGTGGGCGGCGGCGGCATGATCGCAGGCCCCCCGCCGCTGGGCATGGATGTCGAAGGCGTCAAGCTCGAACCCGGCAGCGTGCTCAGCGTGCCCCTGGTGTTCGGCGACCTCGATCTCTCCGCCTCGGGCACCGTCACCGACGTGCTGCCCGACGGCACGGTGCTCGCCTTCGGCCACCGGATGTTCGGCGAAGGGCCGATCAACCTGCCCATGGCCAGCGGGTTCGTCCACTTCATCGTGCCCCGCCTGAGCCTGAGCTTCAAGGTCAGCGGCAGCCTCGATGTCGCCGGCACGCTGTTGCAGGACGAAATCGCCGGCATCGCCGGCACGCCCGACCAGCAGTTCTCCGTCGCGCCGCTGACCATCAACGTCGCCATGCCCGGCCACGGCGAGCAGACCTACAACTACAACGTCGTCGACCACCCCCGCCTCACACCCACGCTCACCGCGCTGGCGACCCTCCGCAGCATCACCGCCGCGCAGGACCTGCCCGTCGAGCACACCATCTACCTCGACGGCGAGCTTCGCTTCACCGGCGGCCATGTCATCCACCTCGATAGCATGATGGCCGGCCAAGGCGCGTTCGGCGCGCTGTTCGAGTTGCTGCCGCCGCTGGCGACTGCAATGCAGAACCCCCACGAAGCGCTCAAGCTCGAATCGGTCGTAGTCAACACCCGCGTCGTCCCCGAGCTGCGCATGGGCACGATCGTCAACGCGCGACTGGACCAGGCCGAGGTCGCCCCCGGCAAGCAGATCGGCGTGACGGTGTGGGTGCGGCCGTACGGCCAGTCCGTGCAGCAGTTCCGCACCCAGGTCCGCGTACCGCCGGCACTGCCCGAAGGCGACTACCAACTCATCGTCTCCGGCGCGGACACGTATCTCGGACAGATGGTCGCCACCCGGCCGCACCTGTTCATGACCTCCTCCGTGGACGACCTGATGGAAATGATGCAGCGCATCCTGTCCGTTCGGCGGGACCGCATCCACGCAACACTGCTGCTGCCGGAACAGGGCATCGCCGTCGGCCGACATGAGCTGCCGCAACTGCCCTCCAGTCGGCGGGCGATGATCTTCACGCCGACCAGCACGGTCGCCATGCCGTTCATGGAAACCGTCGAAGGCCACGTCGAAACGGACATGGCCATTCAGGGCGAGCTCGCCTTTACCGTACACGTTCGCAACAACGGCCACCGCCCGACGGAAGAATGACACGCAACCCGCTTTAGCCGCGAAGCGCAGCGGAGCGCGCTCGTGGCCGAACCCCACCCGACCGCGCTCCGCTGCGCTTCACGGCTAACTTTCAACTTGAAACGGAACGATTCATGCGTTCAATAAAGACGACGACACACCTGCTCACCGCCGCACTGACCCTCGCGGCCGTTACCGCGACCGCCTCGGCTGTCCAGCCCCAGCGATGGACCCACCGCACCGAAGCCGACTTCAACGACGGCGAAGTGCGCGACACCGTCGTCACCAACCTCGGCGACATCATGCTCGCCACCGGCTCGGACATCATCGGCGAGATGCCCGAACAGGCGAGCATCACCTACGACCTCCAGCGCGTCGGAGACACGATCTACGTCGCCGCCGGCCCCGAAGCGAAGCTCATGCGGTTCAACGCAGACGGCGAGTTCGACGAGGTGATCGCCCTGCCCAATGAACAGGTGTTCACCCTCGACCGCATCGACGGCGAGCTGCTTGTCGCCGTCAGCGGCGCCAGCAGCCGACTGGCGACACTCGACGCAGACGGCGAACTGGTCACGCTCGTCGAGCTGCCCGACGTGCAGTACATCTGGGACACGGTCGTACGCGATGACGCGATCTACCTCGCCACCGGCACAGAGGGGCAAGTGCTCCGCGTCGCACGCGAAGGCGGCGGCACGTTCAGCGAGCCCACCGTGGTGCTCGACGCCAACCAGACCAACGTGCTCACGCTCGCCGCCGACGCCAACGGTCGGCTGTACGCCGGCACGGATACGGATGGCCTGATCTACCGCCTCACCCCGCGCAACGGCGACGAGTGGGAGGCGTTCGTGCTGTACGACGCACCAGAGCCGGAGGTGGCGGCATTGCTCGTGCTCGACGATGGCACGGTCTTCGCCGGTACCGCCGACGCGGAACAGGCCCGTCCAGGCCGACTCGAAGACGCTGCCGCCGACCCGGCCGGCCGACCGGACGTGCCCGCCGGCCCCGAGCCCGCGCCGCCCGCGGAAGACGACATGCCCGAGCCGGAGGACATCCCCGCCGTTCCGCCGGAGGCCGACCCGATCGAAGACCCCGATGGTGACGGCGTCGAGGCCCCCGGAGAGCCGGAACCGCAAAACGGCGACGAAGCCATTGACGACGTCGACGGCGTGGTCGACGACCCCGAGCCGGACCCGATGCGTGCGATGATCCGCCGATGGCAGGCGGGCCCGCTGGCCGCATCGCCCTCGACAAGCCGACTCGATACGAACAACGCACCGGATGCCCCGGAAACCCCGGCCGATTCCGACGCCCCGGCTGCCGCCCCCGAGGTGACGCCCGACGCCACCCCAACCGCCGAGCAGCGCGACCGCATGCGTGAGCAGGTGCGTGGCCAGCTTCGCGACGCCCGCGACACCGGCACGCTACAGGCCGGCGTGCGTGCCGCCCCAAGGCAGCAGGCCCGCCGCGCCCCGACCAGCCAGCGTGCTCGCCCTGCCGAAGCGCGTCGGGCCACGCAGGCCGGCAATGCGATCTACCGCATCGACCCGCAAGGCTTCGTCAACGAAGTGTTCCGCGAGTCGGTGATGATTTTCAAAATCGTCGAAGCCGGCGACCGCCTGCTCGTGGCGACTGGCAATGAAGGGCAGCTCTACTCCGTCAACCCGCGGACCGAAGAGACCACCATCATCGCCGACCTCACCCCCGAGCAGATCACCAGCATCCTCGTCACCGACGACGGCGAGCTGCTGCTCGGCACGGCCAACGCCGCGCAACTCGTCCGCCTCGACGACACCATGGCCAACCGCGGCACATACACCAGCAAGGTGCTCGACGCCACGCAGATCAGTCTCTTCGGCACGCTCCGCCTCACCGCGGACATCCCCGAGGGCACGAGCGTGCTCGTCGAAACCCGCAGCGGCAACGTCGGCGACCCCGACCAGGCGCCGTGGGCCCAGTGGACCGAAGCCCAGACCTTCCGCCACAACGCGGACGCCTCGTCGCTTCAGCCGCGCGAGGTGAAGGTGGACGCGCCGCCGGCCCGGTTCCTGCAGTATCGCCTGACGCTGTTGGGTAACCGCGACGCGACGCCAGTCATCAGCCAGATTGAGACGGCGTATGTGATGCCCAACCTGCCGCCGCGTG
This window harbors:
- a CDS encoding SRPBCC family protein, whose translation is MSPPETDTASRLPGQIHPTAQQAKRDAAARRDQSADRINVGTLERVGSGVVGTTLTLLGLLMLVRRGSFLGGTSLAATGVGLAYRGATGHCAGYEAVGVTHKDASLTSHPLGRSIEVSRRTRINRPVDELYAYWRDLGNLPRIMRHVQRIDTLDDGRSHWVVTGPRGTVEWDAQITDDRPNELIAWRADPNADVPNHGYVRFQSSEANDHGSIVEVSFSYHPPAGVVGAAFAYALGEAPSQQLHEDLRRFKQLMEAGEIATNHGQPRGRC
- the rnc gene encoding ribonuclease III: MIDQIEDCLGYRFKDESLLTEALTHASIAGDRLQSNERLEFLGDAILGFVVCEYLFKNFPELLEGELTKIKSSVVSRRVCAKVSLKLKLAEMLNLGKGMAGRGNLPSSIAAAVLESIIGAIYLDGGLEPASRFIIETMQEYIDEAANSAHQHNFKSVLQQHAQKHLPANPSYALLDEKGPDHAKCFEVCVELAGRRFSSAWANSKKEAEQKAALLALNELGLADIDEEGHVGMLDTDSDASVESTAS